GTTTAGAATTATCAATTTGTACAGACCACCTTATTCTGAACAACACCGAATTTCATTTGGAGTTTTCTTGCATGAGTTCAGTGAGTTTCTTCAACCACACCTCTTTTGTAAAATCCCTCTTATAGTAACAGGTGATTTCAATGTTCATGttgatgtgaatgataatttggaTGCGATAGCTCTCCGAGAATTGCTTGAGTCTGTTAGCTGTATACAGCATGTAGATGTCAGTACTCATACTCATGGTCATACTTTAGATCTTATCATCAGTAGAAGTTCAGATGACATAGTTGTTGGAAAGCCTTGGGCTGATTCGTTGGTTTCCGATCATATGTCAGTCAAGTGTCATTTGAGAACACAAAAACCATCAGTAAAAGTAAAGAAAGTTATGTGTCGTAAAATTGCATCAATTGATTTTGACACTTTTCAGAATGATTTGAGAGCAAGCGATCTCAGTACTTGCATGTGTGATGATTTAGATGAATTGGTCTCATTATATGAAAACTCTTTGACATCTGTTCTTTGACAAACATGCACCATATGTGAGTGAGAGGCCCAAAACACCTTGGTTCAATGAAGATATTCGGCAAATGAAACGAAAGAGACGTAAAGCAGAAAAGAAGTGGATGAAGAGCCACAACAAGtgtgatcatgatgattatAAGAGTATACGGAATATGACCTTGTCTTTAATGAATCGTGCTAGACAAGATTATTATAATGAATGTATAACTGAGAATGCTGTTGATCAGAAAAAGTTGTTTCATATTGCAAAGTCTTTGTTAAATATGAAGAAATCCATAGTTGATTTACCACCACACATTGATactgaaaattttgtaaatgagtttggtatgtattttgagcAGAAAGTAGTGAAAATGTGTGAAGACATTCAGTCAAAAAGAGCAGATGGATTCCCCAACCAATCTTTTTATTCAGAAGTTCAAAATAAGTTGTCACAGTTTTCTCCGCGCGTTATGTGCACATGATGTTCAAAAGTTGGTTCTGAAGTTAAACAAGAAGACATGTATATTTCAATCCAATACCCACAAAGCTGGTTGTAAggaacattgatattttattgccagttcttacaaaaattatcaacctgTCTCTGACAAGTGGACACTTTCACAGGAATTGGAAGTTGGCTATAGTTAGACCATTATTGAAAAAGCCTGGTGCAGATTTACAGTTTTCAAATTGTAGACCTGTTAGTAATTTGCAATttcggtcgtgatttggcaaaaaggtgtatgtctgccgttttacagcgactacaaagccgagaaaatcgactttaaagttttggcagtttccttgaccgtagaagccacctaaactgtgcaacgctcagggattcaattccatgatttagtatacacttcaaatttcatttcctgataattttcttgcatctaactttaaagaatacttcagaattagcacttttagcatgtttagagacatacacctttttgccaaatcacgtttacagggactgcgacctacgctattttggcaaaaaggtgtatcttcacatacaccgtaagaaatcatgcatttaacttggcaaaaaggtgtatgtatagagatacacctttttgccaaatcacgtttacagggactgcgacccacgctattttggcaaaaaggtgtatcttcacatacaccgtaagaaatcatgcatttaacttggcaaaaaggtgtatgcatagagatacacctttttgccaaatcacgtttacagggactgcaacccacgctattttggcaaaaaggtgtatcttctcatgcaccgtgaaaaatcgtgcatttaagttggcaaaaaggtgtatgtatagagatacaccaaattaaacgataacaaaatataccagagattttgtagggagaagggtgtatgtgagaccatttctaatcaaatgttaactcttgacaatctttacttcattattacaaaaagatttaaaaaataacaataaagaaaaatatcaggatgcacaacttgttcatcaaacatagaaaaatgtgcgcaaattacaactcaccctagagtctaaatattaacaaaacatgttctcatggatatgcatggttaaggattacagctgaagaattttaattcttccttctcctcccttttttccaaaaacttctacttccaatgagatgattcatcatatttttagctttgtgcccctttttttcgacaaaaggttcgtttgttttctctactgaatgctttagcaaacaaagaggcagttgtttgcacatcatgtatctgttcttaaaaacgcagttatcatgctgttcccaatttttgcaataaattcaataaatgtgaaaattcaggtaggatcatttaactgtttgcatccactgagcactttgagcagtacatccaagtatcatttccaaagacagggacacatctttctctagacctttgtgtgtaactgccactaaatgtctgttaggtaacagctgccccatacgcatagcgtaatgggtagccgatcttacagtcacacagcacaccattacactatgtactaactatacacagcccagtcgctgtacatggtacgtcgcgacagggctgtactcgcacgaccaccaaccactaggagagcgacgtaatcgtattacgatagctttgaattttgatacttaacatcatttttgtcacctcaaactcaacgagtatacttttcaatatttactctacatctgatgctatcagtattcaaatgtacgcaatgaaacttaccgaaattgatcatcatatccagcatgtccacacggtacacaatctttcacgccaggcctaactatacacagcccagtcgctgtatggtacgtcgcgacgtacatTAAGGAGCTTTCGATTGAGGACGGAGTGAGATCTGCGACGTAAATTGTGCGTGTCGTGTGCAAATTTCAGCCGTTGGCATAGTTACAAGCTTGAAGTCCTGCGTCCATCTCGAATCTACTTCGGTAGTAGGCCAAAATAACGTCGTTCTAGAATCACGAACGTAAGCCACTTGGTAACTAAAGGAGTTAGCCAATCAGAGACAGAAGGACCTTATTTGGCAAGTCTCCGTTTATGAATGGACCCCATGCCCGcccgcgtgttttttttagacggcgcagattggggaaactaaaaatttaTCGGGGACCCtgtccctaaacctaaccctaatcccaatcctaaccctaaccatcaaaccctaaccctaataaccctaaccctaaccccaaccctaaccctaaccataaccctaaccataaccaaacCCCCTGCCCGCCCGCCTACTACACAGCAGATAGCTAGCTAGCAATCGCAAACGATCGAACCAATTCTGTATCGCTTGCAATGCCGCTAGCTAGCCGCGCTAGCGCTATCGTTTAATATTCGACCTCTTTTGGTATCGACAGTCAGTACACAgtgtactgtaggcctacgtgtatgGAGGATCATGAGTAAGAAAAGGACTGCTGTGTAACAAGGCACGCCGAAAATGGAATCTGCAAACAACGACGCCGTTTCGGTAAGTTTAAACTAGAATCTAGACTCTATATATGTACTGTTAGTAGTCTACGACCAGCAGCTCCATTGGCAGCATtgccatacgcatagcgtaactaTGCGTAGATCTATGGCGGGGCTGCGACTAGTGCGAGTAGAAACTCATTAGACGGACCTTTCTCAAATAGACAACGAGGAGAAATAGGCCTAGACCAGTCTAGTATTACTATTATAGAATCTAACGCTAGGCACTAAACGTGTTAGTAGGGAGTAACGCTAGAAAGTTCTACTCCTACGTCCTAGttagcagggctgccaacatttgaAACTAGGGCctacttgagagtgagactcccatgccataggccaatgctataatttcggagtcaaaatgagtgagaaaTGCTGTTCTTACTTGCTGTAACTTAGGCCTAACCTTACGGTCTATAGGATAGGTAACTAGAGTTTCTACTTCTAACGCTAACGCTAGGGCCTATTCTATGCGTTATGGACTAAATTAGATGTCACTACAAGTAAGACCTAATTATGCCTACGTTAACAAGTTAGCGTTAGACCTACGTTAACGGTTGGATTCCAGATCTGCATAGGTTCTAATGTAATGACATCTTTATcaaatgttacatttttaaCTTGAAGAGTGTCTAACGTTAGGACCTAGCGTTAGATTCTAACCACCTAACGTTAGCCTAATGCCTAACCATAAGAATGAGTTAGATTGCTAGAAACTAGAGgcagagctttttttttttaatttagatTTCTAACAGGTTAATTCGGCTAGTGTAGTACTCTAGACactttacttttacttttactttaaCGTTACTTCACTTTTACTTTTAACTGTTAGGCCTAGGCTACATTAGggatctaacgttagtaggaTCATGTTAGCTCTTGTTAGAGCCTACACAGACTACAGACAATACAGTTCTACCGACttctactaacgttagatctatctAACGTTAGTTCAAAAAAGCTAGACTCATAAAACGGTACTATTTTAGTCACTAGGACAGgttctatacacagcccagtcactgTGCGGCGTCTAGTCAGGCAACTATTATAGAATAGATTTTAATATACTAGAATCTAGATCCTCTACTTAGTATCTAATTATGTGGTTTATAGGCCTAACTGGTTTACAATAGACCTAGACCGGTTCTATAAGGGTTCTTTTGATACCTAACGGTTAAATGATAGATACTATTACTAACTATCGAGAGGATCTACCATTGGAGCTACAATGTAATAGCTAATATTAGATACTTGATAGATCTACCCAGATCTAGATTTtaactaacgttaggcctagatAAAACAATAATGTTAACATTAGTTTTCAGAGAGAACCTAAAATATGGTCAGATGACAATGTGGATGGGCGGTTTTTATCAGATATCTCTGCCGGTACTCAGGCGGTAGGTAACACTACAGATTCTACTAATGTTAGAGTAGGCCTATGGTGGTAGTAGTCTAACCTGTAACGTTACCAGTTCATCATAGTCTAGATCTCGAAATCTTAATACTGTCTAGCGTTACACCGCTTGATCTAGAATGTAGTactagtataaaaaaaaagttaggctAGAGGTCTAACGATAATGTTGTTCTAGCACATGGATCTAGGGTAGAGTAGATCTATCTTTGGAGATTCGAATATTCTAAGTTATATGATTGTACTGGACTTGTTGTAGTCTATTTTATATCTTATGCTTTCATCTGGCTTTTTACTACTAGTAGAGTTCCACTAGGTAACCCTAGATCTATATAAACGTTATTATATGACTATTTCATGATAGAAATTAATTGCCATCACAAGAATTACACGCCTAATCTGGTCTGATGTGTTTCAAACACAGCCGGCGTCACATTACTGAAGAGTGGGAAATGGGGACAGTTCATCGCTTCTGGTGTCACTTCCGGTTCCACCTCTAGAAATATTCCAGGTTTCATTTGCTAAGAAGCCAAAAAAttgaaaagtaaaataaaaacaaatcccTGAATTAGTCCTGGTAACACtttccgtaaaaaaaaaaaggggggggggggagtgggtgCTCCAAGTGGTTAAACCATATTATTTCATATAGTTCctctatacatgtattacgttTTTTTTCATCTAGGCCTATTttcttaatgttttttttttacctcctaTCCTTTACTTAGAGGTCTAACGTTACAGCTACTAAGAAAGTTCTACATTTTGCATTGCGCATTTAACGTAAATGTCGTTCTCAGAACATCATGTCacatatatttccttttatgatattcagggttagggttaggttaggtttGCTCAATAAACTACAGTGGGGCACTCTTCAAGAAAGGAGAGCACAGCAAAGAGTCTACATGATGTATAGCATTCTTAATGGTCTGGTAGATCTTCCAGTCACCTACTTCATACCAGTTGCAGGACCGTCAACACGCGGAAACCCATATAAGCTTCAAGTTCCATTTGCCAGAACTCACTTGTTTCAGTCCACGTTCTATCCAGATGCTATTCGTCTGTGGAATTCCCTACCACCTTCCGCCATTAGCTGCACCTCCTTGGAGAGCTTCAAGAAGGAGGTGCAACTTGTAAAGCTCCGATGAGCTCTCATCTTGTTTTTTAGCTGCACATAGAAATTTTTGTAGAGGATTTTTACCTGCACACTGTACACCCAGCACTTGACAAGCACAAGGTACGATAATACGCCAGATGCGGACTGTACCAGaccggaagaagaagaagaagaagaagggaaagtACTAGACcaaatatgtttaaaaaatgtATGGTCTCAGATACCAAATCTTTTCCATACCACTCTTCACTACCCTACCCTTTTCAGCTAATGCACACATCAGTCCCACATGTGGCATGCGTTGCCAAATGAGTGGGGAGGAGCAAtctgtgtaggcctatttagaAGTAAtgctattgattttgattttgtaacaGATTTCTTTTCCCGTGCTAACTTTCTCATTTCTTCCAAAATTGACTTGAGATTGGGCACATATGATCAGTGCTACGGCTACTGTGAattaaccacacacacacaaaaaaaacataataaagaaaaaacaaaacaaaaacaaaactgaagataaacaaaacaaaataaacaataactACCCAAAAATAGTGCATTGATATTGCATTTGTAACGGCATCATTATGGGTTCACTTTAAATTTGATAaaagtcttatgagagacttGGCCCTTATGAGACTCAATTATGAGAGACCTGATGAAACGGAATTGTACTTTTATACATATGACACAGACTTTGGTCACTGTGAGATGTATGCATAGAATTTTATgtgttgatttcatgaaatggtCACCTAcaggggcatttcatgaagtcataaCAATGAATCTTAAAAAGCCTTTAAATCAAATAATGGCCGAAGTCGCTCACATCAACTGTAATTATGTGAGGCATTCGAAACGAAGAGAAGTAAGCCATTTCATGAAGTTTCTCACATTTATGTTAAAGAGTGAATAGTCTCTaatacaactttcatgaaacagacccATATTCAATAAAAAATTTCGAGAAATATCAACTGTAATCATGGATTTACTTAACTTTGTCATTATATATTTAATTTTCAGTTTATGTTGTACTGTATAATGAATTCTAatttaagaatgaaaaaaaaaaataaacctctGCTACTTAACTGCTCTCACCTACAGACCACagtgcatttatttcatcatacaCTACAATGCACAAAACAATATAACAAGTTAATGCAATGCAGGTTGTACAATGATTTGATATGATCAATTTCATtaatatatttcagaaattcaAACCATTTCAGAAATCTTTGATAAGTACTGTTCACATGCTAATGAGATGCGAAATAGTATGTATGCTTTAAATCATTTATATTGCTATTTGCTTACATAGGCCTATTGCAGTTATGTGGATATGATacacatttttgaaattgaCAATCTTCTTATTCTAGTTTCATGCAATGATACAAATTTCATGCTacagtttgatttcatttgagaaaaatagtgatttGGATAACCTCATCCATTTTTGGTCAAATTGAGAAAGAATGGTCATCAGCCTTTAAAAGACATGGAGGAAAAAATATCAGATTTATGCTATAGTGTTAGAAATATTAAAtcaagatatttttttctcgACTTCATTGAAGGATTTGAGTAACAATTTAaaatgatatgtacatgtacatgtatttacaaacACATACGAATGAGCCACTCAGGCGGTTCATTATCCATGCATTTTGCTTTGAGATACATTGCACATCTATTAATAGTTACGAAGAAATAGTACATGTTTACATGGATTATCACAAGATTTTAATTCAAATTGTTTATAACATGATTGAATGAATCTCTGTGGGgttttttggttggttttttttttttttttttggagacgAAGTAAGTTTTACCTGTTAAAGACAAACGTATTTAGCTGCAACACATACTTCACATAATATATTCATCCGCCCGAGCATACAAGTGGGACCCGTCTTCAATAATTTATACATAACACTTGTGTGAAATCATTTACCGGATGAAAGTATTGAATTTGCTAAAATACATTAACAGTCAGACAGTTATTCAAATTTGCCCATATATATTGAATCAATTTGTATggacatacatacaaaaaaaaattgttaaaacgagaaaaataagccagttcggagatagctcatgtgcacatgggtacaaatgacctttcatttttctcacttTGTTAGACgcttcactcaattcaaagcgacataatgcagcAGCTTGCCCCACAGTGCAATTTGTGGAACACGTACATGTattctaacaaagaatgaacctgtaTAGATGAAGTGACAGAATGGTTCGTAAATTAACACTTTGgcaagcatccatttcattgtgctgtttCGAATTACtatattaacaaactttttctgttaACATTCTCAAATACGGCAGGCTTGCTGTCAGTTGGATGCAATGGCAGGCACCATTTAtgaggattacatgaataatcataacattaaaaatgcttatctcagtgaaattaaaaaccaacctgtctctcgatacaaatgacctttttctgctaaTGCTCAATCCGGAACCCCGGACTGGCTTATTAAGCAAAACTGAGATGGAAATGGTCACAGGAAATGATACTCACGAATTACGGTATCACATATGTACTAGCATTTAAAAGTGGCAATTAAACGTGAAGTATTTGTTGAGAGATGAGTATTTGgaaaaaaacttgaaaatacacTACACATATGTACTATAGTATATATGTGATAACATATGGTCCACGTTGATGATTTCATATATATCAATggcatattcatatattacaaAACGAGAAACTGTAACGATCACATAAAGAAATTAAAGTCATGCCCCTAAGAAATAATTCTCCAATGATGGCGGGTCGAGCTCAAAGTACGCTGAGGTATTGTTCCTGTACAAGCAAGTGTGGGCATTCGTTAGAAGTCCGGAGACGATGTACATTTTGCCACATGCGCTATGTAACACCTTCTGCGATTTTCGGAAGTCCGTGTATTTGAAATGGTTGACAATGTCTCCAAATGTCCACTCGACACTGATTCTGACCTTTGTCATGGCTGCATTAAAATTCTCTTGCAGTCttgttatgtttgttgttgGAAATGGGGCCTGCAATTGTGGTCGTAGAGGGTAAGCAAGATCTCCGTAGAGGCAGAGTGGATTGCCGTCTGGATCGTGGGATCTTGCCTCAAGTTCTGTCAAGAGTCCTGACTGGCGCAGTATGTAGGCATCGTGCCTTCGTCCTTCCACTGGACCATAGAGATGGGCAATCAGTCCATTTGGGACAGTAACGGACTGGTACTTCAGAGCGTGTACCCTCTTGTGACCGTTGTAAAGGATCCTCTGATGTTGGCTAGGTCTGCATACCGGGCGAACGGTGCCATCGACAAAACCCCAGCAGTTGTTAAGCG
The sequence above is a segment of the Diadema setosum chromosome 12, eeDiaSeto1, whole genome shotgun sequence genome. Coding sequences within it:
- the LOC140235943 gene encoding uncharacterized protein, whose amino-acid sequence is MANLHRVRDSLVNAYISDILDEEEFILLFDINAPSNPYFQYEQDGYKFDLDNLNDDECNSFFRFRKDDIIRLKSALGIPDKVILDNGSVIKGLEALCVMLQRYAYPCRYGDMVRFYGRSVPQLSMISKWMTNFIFNTHRHLISSLDRDWLTPPHLAIFANAIYQKGASLNNCWGFVDGTVRPVCRPSQHQRILYNGHKRVHALKYQSVTVPNGLIAHLYGPVEGRRHDAYILRQSGLLTELEARSHDPDGNPLCLYGDLAYPLRPQLQAPFPTTNITRLQENFNAAMTKVRISVEWTFGDIVNHFKYTDFRKSQKVLHSACGKMYIVSGLLTNAHTCLYRNNTSAYFELDPPSLENYFLGA